Below is a window of Cyanobacteriota bacterium DNA.
TGGTGTTGTAACTGCAGCACAAATCCAATGTCCTAGTGACGTTGAGATTATCAACAAAGATCTTGAGATCGCTACTTTAACTGAAGGCAGCAAACTTAACTTAGAAATCCTTGTTGGAAGTGGTTACGGTTATGTACCTTCTGAAGATCATGACAAAGGTCAATCAGTTGATATGATCCCTGTTGATTCTTTATACATGCCAATCAAAAACGTTTCTTATGCTGTTGAACCTATCAGTACCACTGGTGAGACATCTAGATTTGATAAATTGATTATGGATCTTTGGTCAGATGGATCAATTTCAATCAATGAAGCTATTGGACAAGCAGCAGCTCAATTAGTTGAGTTGATGAACCCATTGATCAACTACACTGGTCAAAAAGTTGGCGTTATCAAAACAGTTGATGAGACAATTTATGAAGAATCTAAAGCGGAAGACAATACTACTAACGTAAGTGTTGAAGAGCTTGAGCTTTCAGTTAGATCTTATAACTGTTTGAAGAGAGCCAATATCAATAGTCTTTCTGATTTACTACAGCTTAGCGATATTGATTTAATGAATATCAAAAACTTTGGTAAGAAATCAGCTGAAGAAGTTTTAGATAAATTAGAAATCATGGGCTACACTCTTCGCGGTAAAGCGAGAGGCGAAGCTGCTATAGCTGCTGGATTTGCAATCAGAAGATAATTTTGTAAGGAAAATATAATGAGACACCAAATAAAAAAAAATAAAATGAATAGACCAGCAGATCAGCGTAAAGCTGCTCTAAGGGCTCTTGCAACATGTTTGCTTCGTGAAAAACAAATCAATACTACTATGGCTAACGCCAAAGCTGTTGCTCCTGAAATCGATAGATTGATTGGACTTGCAGTGCGTGGTGATCTTCATGCACGTCGTCAAGTTGCTTCTTTTATTTATGATAAAGATGTAGTCAAAGATTTATTTGCTAATATCGCTGAAAGATACAAAGAACGTAAGTCTGGTGGTTTTACACGTATTGTCAAAGATGGTTTCCGTCGTGGTGATAATGTGCCTAAGGCAATCATCCAACTAGTTTAATTTAGCCACCCGTACCTGGTATTTCACATTTCAACAGATAATTCAGACATCTTGGGAAGAAAGTATTTTACTATTACATGCGTCATGCTCAATTATCTGTTGAAATGTGAAATACCAGGTACGGGTGGCTAAAATGCAGGTCCAAAAACTAACAACAGACTACTTCAATCAAGTCCATGATTTGATTAAGACTTACTCTGATCGTCGATTGATGTTGCCACTTAGTCTTGATGAGCTTTATCATCGAGCGCAGGCTTATAGAATTATTGTCGATAATGATAAAGTCCTTGCTTGCGCGCACCTTGATATTTTTACACCTAGTCTTGCTGAAATCAAAAGCCTTGCAGTGCTTGAGCCTGAACAGGGCAAGGGATACGGTAAGACCTTAGTCGAGGATTGTGAAAAGGAAGCCAGAATAATTGGTATCAAGAAGCTTTTTGTTTTGACTTTTCAGAATGAGTTCTTTGCCAAGCAAGGTTACCATGTGGTAGATAGAGATACACTACCAGAAAAGGTCTATAAAGAATGCGTTAAATGTGCTTTTTATCAGGATTGTAAAGAAATTGCGATGACCAAGATACTCTAGATAAGAGGCATGCTATAATGTGTATTAATAGTCCTATGGACTATTTCGGTGTAGAATGGCTATCCAATATGAAGGTAAATATGATGATTATGGTGATCGTTTTGAAAAAACCGGTAAGAGTCGTCGGAAATTTGACAGAAGTGAAGAGTCTATAGACGGTAAGAAAAATCGACGCAAAGATAGAGCATCCCAAAGAAAGTCTCATCGAGCTACTGGACCTAAACGGATAATAAGCAATCGTCATGAAAAAAGCCATTCTATAGACCTAACAGGACAAGCTCTGAGTATTTGGTCCGCGATACCATCAAAAACTCAGATAGAGGGTGATTTTTGGGCTGATATTAAGGCGGGTCATAGACCTACTACAATCAATAGTGATAAGGCATCAAGGCGAGCATTTGTTAATGCAGTTACAAACTCCACATTTTTTTTAAAGAATCGTCAAGACATGAAGATCAGGAATTTGGGTGCATTGATGAAGTGCTTTGGTGCTTGTTCTTACGATTATAACGCTAGTGATGATAGGCAGTCAACAGCAGTCAGATTATTCTTGAACGAATTAGAGACTGTTTTGATAGGTCTAGATCAAGTAGATTCATTTAGTTTATCTCATATCATTTATGGACTAACTCATTTGGATAACAGTGATATCCCTAGGTCTCTTATTGCAGAGTTAACGAATAAAGTTGAAGCATCTGACGTGGTTTGGTCTTGGCAAGATGTTGCAATGGCGCTTTTTGGTCTAAGGACGATAGCAGATGATGAGGTTCAAGATATTTTGAATAAGGTAGTTTCCAAACTTACTAAGCAGTC
It encodes the following:
- a CDS encoding DNA-directed RNA polymerase subunit alpha, which produces MNIELKIAVEEQAQANGTIKGKLVLHPLYRGFGHTIGNSIRRLLLGRLKGYAVTHVRIEGVNHEFTSLDGISEDTLNIILNLKQLVIKMHTDETRTLSLSTTTGGVVTAAQIQCPSDVEIINKDLEIATLTEGSKLNLEILVGSGYGYVPSEDHDKGQSVDMIPVDSLYMPIKNVSYAVEPISTTGETSRFDKLIMDLWSDGSISINEAIGQAAAQLVELMNPLINYTGQKVGVIKTVDETIYEESKAEDNTTNVSVEELELSVRSYNCLKRANINSLSDLLQLSDIDLMNIKNFGKKSAEEVLDKLEIMGYTLRGKARGEAAIAAGFAIRR
- the rplQ gene encoding 50S ribosomal protein L17 gives rise to the protein MRHQIKKNKMNRPADQRKAALRALATCLLREKQINTTMANAKAVAPEIDRLIGLAVRGDLHARRQVASFIYDKDVVKDLFANIAERYKERKSGGFTRIVKDGFRRGDNVPKAIIQLV
- a CDS encoding N-acetyltransferase, with the protein product MQVQKLTTDYFNQVHDLIKTYSDRRLMLPLSLDELYHRAQAYRIIVDNDKVLACAHLDIFTPSLAEIKSLAVLEPEQGKGYGKTLVEDCEKEARIIGIKKLFVLTFQNEFFAKQGYHVVDRDTLPEKVYKECVKCAFYQDCKEIAMTKIL